In the Mycobacteriales bacterium genome, GCGGGCCCGGGCGGTCCAGGCAGACTCCCCCACCGGTCGAGTGGCGCGGGCGACCGGCACCGAGGTGACCGGCAGCCGGGCCGCGCCCAGGGCCGCGACCACCGACGGCGCCGACCCCGTGTGGACGGCGGCCAGCACGGCGTCGCGACCGCGGGCGTCGACCGCGACGAAGGCCCCCGCGTCGGGCGGCAGCCCGGTGAGCGCGGTGACGACCCGGCGGTGCAGGCCGCCGGTGAGCAACCGGCCGCGCGACTCATAGGCACCGCGTCGGCCAGCGAAGACGGCCGCATGCGGACCGAGACCGGCGAGCAGCAGCGGGACGGCCTCGGGCGGGTCCTGCAGGTCGGCGTCGAGGAGGACCCAGGCGTCGGCGTCGGGCTCGTCGGCGAGGCCGCGGGCCAGCGCGCGGTGCTGGCCGACG is a window encoding:
- a CDS encoding glycosyltransferase, with translation MITKPVAICPVYGNAATLPTLVARLHAAVPGCRVRLVVDASPDDSAAVAAGLDCAVTVLDTNVGQHRALARGLADEPDADAWVLLDADLQDPPEAVPLLLAGLGPHAAVFAGRRGAYESRGRLLTGGLHRRVVTALTGLPPDAGAFVAVDARGRDAVLAAVHTGSAPSVVAALGAARLPVTSVPVARATRPVGESAWTARARLAQSARTLAWLARHR